A stretch of DNA from Thiomicrospira sp. XS5:
GATTGTCTGCTTCAGATACTCAAATTGCTGAGCGACGGTTTGACGGTATTGGGAAATACGTTCCATTAATAATTTTCGGTCCGCCTCATCAGACACCAATAAATATTCGCGGAAATTCTGCTGAATGCGAGGATTCAGCGATTTAATGACATTCACCGCCGCCAGTTTGGGCATTCGGTCGTTGACAATCAAATCCTGCGAAGTGGAAAGCCGTTGCGTTTCCCATAGAGTGGTCAGCCCGAGAATGGCTGTGAGAAGCAGCATCGCTGCAAAAGACAAAATTAATTTTGTTCGAATGGTCATAGTATCCTCAGCCTCAAAACGAGGGTTTCAAAATATTTAAAGACAAACATTCAGAGTGACGATGGCACAGTGTGACACCACTGTTGCATTATGTTTGGCCGAGGATTATATAAGAATTTAATAATAAATTAATGACGATTCATTAAAAAAATAAATAAAAATGCTTAAAAATTTACTTTGTACTCAAAGATCAACAAAGACCGACGTAAAAACCTTTAAAACAGCGGCTTTTGGCTACATTTCGACCTGAAAAACATCCATAAAAAAAGCGCTGTTGTCAGCGCTTTTTTAAACAAATTTCGGCTTAAGTGTCTCAGTAACCGATATTTTTATGATGCGACTGTGGAATGGCTTCCGCACCCGGTAACAAATACCACATCAAGTAATCCACCACCATCGGCACAACCACACTGTGCTGATTGCCGCTATCCACCAACTTCTGACGAATCGCTTGCTTCAGCTCCGGCCGATTCGAGGTATCCATAATAATATCGATCCCCTCGCCAAAACGGTCAATGGCTTCTTCAAATTGCGGATAATTCGGAATCCCTTTCTTTTCTGCATCGTCCACCAAAGGGTTTTCAAAATTCGGCTCGCTAATCGCGATGATTTCCACTTGATCCGAACTCATATCGCTGAACTGCTCATAAAACTTGCCACCAATACGGCCTAGACCGATCATTAATATCGTGATTTTTCTCACTGAATACGCTCCTCCATGCTTTATTAAAACCGGTACCCTACAAACTCCATTAATTACCTTATAAAAATAAAGGTTAGGTACCATCTTTAAAGTATACGACATCCTACTTATCCAATCTACGCCCTAAAGGCGGTTTCTGGATACGGATTTTTTATGGCTATCAACGAGGGAATTATGAGGATGCAAATGATAAATTCTGCACATAAAAAACGCCCAGGCCTGGGCGTTTTGATGGATAAACTCTACGTTGGATTTCGAGTTAATGAATTTTCAACGTAATCGGTAACGCTCTGGGTAAATTACAGAATTGGCTATCCTCATTTGCAGTACAAGCAGAGAGAAGCGTATTGCCCTCAAATGCGTTTCGAGAATAGGTCATGGTGGCATCCATTCCCAAGAAGTCGCCATAGCTGTATGTATAGGCTTGAACGTATTTTGACAACTCTTTGGTATACAAATTGTACACGGGCTTAGTGTCACTCAGCCCCGTCAAACAACTCGGATTTTGGAACGCATTCCCTGTCGCCACGGCTGCACGACTGTTGGTTTGATTCATCGGACTGGACTCACTGATTGGCGTCATCCCCGAACCGGAGCAAATCGGCAATAATCCAGCCGCTTGATAAGAAGCAATCGCACGCCCCACAATCGCTCTAAAAGTGCCATTTGGCCCCCAAAGCGTTGTATTGGTTGCAAAGGTTGATTCATCGATTGGTGTGCCAGTACAGGAATCCGAACCGGCCGCCGTTACAAAATCGCAGGTATCGAATTGGGTAAACGTTAGATCGGGTGTATCGGCGCAATTAGTGCCATCTTGAGTCGCCGCTCCCGTTCCGGGACAGTTTGAAAAATCCCCAACCAAAGCTTGAACCACATACGCCTCACTTGGACAATCATTACCAGAAATGGCTGAAAACACTAAATTATCGGAACCATCCACTTGCCCTTCAAGAATGCAGTTACTTTTGGCCGGACTCGTAACGGAGTTGGCATCGACATAGATAGGGTTAGTCTTTAAGTGATCCCATAACGCATTAATATAGTCGTCGTAATAATCGTTTGCCATCGGCGTATTAGTTGGTTCACCGGCTTCAAAAAGCTGAATCGGCGCATAAAGCATGGTGGTATCGGCTGGGATAGTTCCACCGGTCTTGGACGTCGCAAAATAATTGGCTGTCATATCCGGCGTAGCAGGTTCGACATATTTCCATGGGACAACAAATGTTTCATAAACATCGTAAATGGCTTTGTAAACGGCGGCTGTTCCTTGTGATATGGCTTCTTCCGTCGCCCCGGCATACCCTTTACCAGTCAAAACAGAATCCGGTAAATAGCTGGACGTGCCTAATGTGCTGGCCGAACCAAAATACTGTATATAGTTGACATAAGTCGTATCCAAAGTGAGCTGTTCACAAGTCACCTCGCCCGCCGCCACACACCGGTTCGATGCCGGCAACCCCGGGATAGTTTGTAAATAAGTTAGCTCAGCGGTAAAAAAGCCCGGCGTTCCAGGCGCATTCGGGTTGGGGGCCGCCGAATCTGTAAATGGCTCAAACGAAAGGTAAAGTGTTCCTGATTCCCCATAGGGCAAATACACGACACCACCGTCTTGGCTTGGAAAGGCGAAGTCATCTGTCGCAAACTCTGTCCCCGGTGACCGTGTCGTCCCGACATAAAGACCATTGTTTAACGCAAAATGCGTCGTATTTCCGCCGTAAGCCGCGGCTAAATACAAAGCCGTTGCATCCGCGTTTTCATTAATGGTGCGAACAGCGATATGCTTAGCTAAATATTTAACGAACTGCGTCGTCATTTCATACTGGCCAATAGTCTCATTGCTGGTATCTTTAAACGTTAAAGAAAGCGTTTTGGAATTGTTCGCTTCACTGAAACCGGCCAGCGTTCCATTCACACTCAAGGTTTCATCGGCATCTAATGAACATGGCAACGCCTGCGACACACCATTACACTGATACGACACATTGGTCAGATAGGACGCATCGTTGACATCCACAGTATTGACGGTAACAGAATCACCGGATGTGTTTTTAAAGACGAAAACGGGCTTATAAGTAAACTGAGCACTGCTACTGGCATCATTGTAATAAAGCGTCTCGGCGATATTCTCTTCATAGGACAATTCAAGTTTTGTTGATGAAGGCGTTGGAGATGGCGTAGGAGTGGGAGCCGGTTCAACAACAGTGTCGTCCGAAGAGCTTGATGAGCCACCGCCACCACAAGCGGATATAAATAAAGAGAGAGTGAAAACAACGAAAAACTTCAATCCATGAATGACCTTCATACCGTTATCCTTTCCGAGAACTGAGTGCTTACTGACAAAACCGGTTAAGCACCTCTTTGCGCATTATCCGAATATTGAATTTTCCACGAGTATAAAACACTTACACTGCAAAAGGAAATAATATATGACGCAACAGAAAGCCACTGAAATAGCATCGACTGAATGGAAAGAATTTAGAAAAAATCGAGAAGTAAGAAGAATTTGGTACGACCGAGTGGATTCGAACCACCGACCCCCACCATGTCAAGGTGGTGCTCTAACCAGCTGAGCTACGGTCGTATATAGAGAATATACGAAAAGTAAATGGTACCAGTGGGCGGACTCGAACCGCCACGGTGTTGCCACCAACGGATTTTGAATCCGTCATGTCTACCAATTTCATCACACTGGCGCTGTGAAAAGATGTGCGAATTATAGAGAGATTCCCGGGGCAAGTCAAACGTTTTTCCACGAAAAATCGCTTAAAAAGCGCCTTTTTTCGCGCATCAATCGAGTTTGTTGCTTAAGTCTTTGATTTTACGTACCCAAGGCGAAATGCCGAAGTTTTGCTTGTAACGTTTTGCGGCTTTATCCGCTTCCGTACGAGAGGCATAACTGCCGGTCAGCAAAACGTAATAGGCCTCGCCTTTTCGTTCCAATGGAATGATTTTGGCCCCGTCCAGACCTTTTTCACGAATCATTTTTTCAACCGAGCCGCGCTCTTGCATACTGGCCAACTGCAAGGTGTAATTAAAAGCGGGCTCTTCCAACAGCCATTTCACGTCAGCCGTGTAGTTTTTCACCGGAGCTTCGGTGGTCGGTTCGGTTGGTTTTTCTACCTTTTTCACCAAACGCACCACCGGTTGATCCAGCGGTTTCACTTTCGGTTGAGCCGGTTCGGCGACGGACGGTTCATCAACGGTTTCTTCCTTAATAGACACATTCGCGGCTCCCTGCTCCTGAGCTCCCGCTTCCATTTCGGCCGGATTAATATGCAAGTGCTTCAGAATCACTTCCAGCTTTTTATCAATGCCTTGCGTGTACTCTTGCAGCTTCTGTTCCAGAATATCGGTGGTCACCACATTCGGTGCCAAAGTATCGGCAGATTGAACCGTTTCGGTGACGGTTTGGCTTTCAACCGTTTCCGCCGCAACCAATGGTTGCTTTTTCAAGGCCGCCAACTCGCTTTCCAGGGATGCGACACGTTTCTGGAGCTGATCGAACAATTCGCTTTTACCGCCGGTGGCCACCGATTTCTGTAGCTCAGCCACCGACTCTTTCAACAAGGTGACTTCCCGCATGGAATCTTCTTTGACCGCCAAGACTTTTTGCAATTCGTTATGAATACTGGTGTAGGCAATGTATACCACACCAAGAATCGTCAGCAGCAGTGACAACATAATCACCACGCCAAAGAAAGAGGCTTTACTGGATTTTGGTTTGGGTGGTTTGGTGTTATTGGATGATGTCGGTCTTTTCGGGGTACTGGGCATAACTTCCTCTGCGGCATTGAGCCAATCGTTCAAGGTATGTTCGGAGCTGTGGGGATCGCGGCTTTGGCGCGATGAAGACATTTGCTGAGCCTGGCTTTCAATTGCTTCCAGCAACTCGGCTCTTTCTTTTTCCAATTCTGAGATGGTTTGGGCCATTCGACAAACACTTCGTAACGGATTAATGGGAGCGATTAATTTCACTTTCAACCGCTTCTGTATTGTAGAATGTTACATGACCTTTGCAAAGGGAAATTTTACGGATTCCTGCTAACGCCGGCGGGAAGTAATAAGGATAGAAAAAAGACTATGCACAGTATCGGTTTGGATGATGTCGGTTCCGCTTTATTGATTACCTTAATAATGTTGGTAATCAGCCTCACCGTGGTGGGACTGGCCATGTGGTGGCTGTATCGCGTTTTTAAAAACAAAGATGAAACCGCTCAAAAAACCAACAATAACCCTTCTGATACCCCCAAATCCGAGTAGGAACGCCTGGTTTAGGAAACCTCGCCACTGACATACACCCAGTGCCCATCCGCATCACGCTTAAACCAGCTTTTTTCAGACATCACGCCTTTCTCAATGCCGGACTCACCGTCCAACTCATATTCCGCCCGGAACACCACCATGCCTTTTGCATCCTTTTCAGTGCCCTGCTTGGTTTTCACAATGCGCAACTTACGCCATTGCAAGCCGGATTCGAATGAAAAATTACCAGGCCTGGTGGTTTTATCCCAGGTTTGCAATAAATAGTCTTTCAGCTGTAATGCATAAGCACTGTAACGTGAACGCATTAACTGCTCGGCGGAGGCCGGGAAAGCCGCCCCAAGATGAAACGGTTCACAACAAGCGGCATACGGTTTTTTTGAACCACACAAACAAAGCGCCTTATTCATTGTAATTCCCCTGTTGTCACCAAATAACGAATCCGTTGACGCAAGTTAAGCGACAAGAGAATCGCCGCCAGCGTCAATCCCAGCAAAATACCGATCCAAAACCCCACAACGCCTTGCGGGGCCCAAAACCAATCGCCAAAGGCCAATGCATAACCCAATCCAAGCCCGATTAACCAATAACTGACAAAAGTCACCACCATAATAATGCGCGTGCTGTGTAAACCGCGCAGCGCCCCGGCGCACGCCACTTGAACCGCATCGAAAAATTGATATAACGCCGCCAACCCCAACAGGCTGGCCGCCAAAGCGATGACTTCTGCGTCCGGCGAATACAGCGATGCAATTTGATACGCCAACCCATAGGTCAAACTCGCCGTCAGCAAACTGACCAGGCCTGAAAACCCGATTCCGGTCGTCAACGTTTGCTTTAAGGCTTGTAAACTTCCCTGCCCATACGCCAAGCCGGTACGGACCGTAATCGCCATGGAGGCGCTCAACGGAATCATAAACACCATGGACGTGAAACTGATGGCGACCTGGTGCGCCGCAATGACCACCGCGCCTAATTTAGCAATAAACAACGCAATGAAACTGAACAGGCTGATTTCAAATAATAACGCCAACGTATTGGGGACACCCAGCGCCAGCAAATCTCGAATCCCATTTTGCCAGCTTGGTAAGCCAAACTGCCGCCAACGCAATGCGACCAAATGCGAGGTATGACGCGATGCCAATACATACAGCACCGCCATCAATAACATCGTCCACATCACAATGGCGGAAGCGATGCCGCACCCCGCGGCGCCATAAGCTTCGATTGGACCCCAGCCATAAATAAATAGCGCATTCAACGGAATATTCATCACCAAGGCCAAGCCGCTGATAATCATGGTTGGAACGGTCAACCCGAGCCCTTCCCAGAAAAACCGAAACGCTTGATACAGTGCGATTCCCGGCAACCCAAAAGCTATGTAAAACAGGTAATCATCGGTCAAATGGTAAACCGCTGGTGGTAGTGTCAACCAATCCAGCACCCATTGCAGGTGCATTAAAACAAATAACGAAAACAGCCCTAATGGAATGGATAGCCAAATTGCCTGATGCAGAAACTGCGTCACATCGCCCCAGGCTTCGCGGCCTTTTTGGCGAGCAATAATGGGCGTCAATGCCAACAGCACACCGGTCGCGATCATAAACACCGGCAGTAACAAGCTGGAACCCAAGCCGATGGCCGCTAAATCGTCGGTGCCCACTTGGCCGGACATAATCGTGTCCACCACGCCCAGCCCGGTTAAGGCCAGTTGCGCCAATAAAATTGGCACAGACAAGCGCACCAGCTGTTTCAATTCCAACCAAGAGACCCTACCGGTTTTCGAAGTGGGACTATTTGTCATGCGGCGTGTTTGTTTCGGACTCAGAGGTTGTTTTTTTTGAAGCGGAAGGCGAATCCGGCTGACGGTCGCTTGGAACGTCTTCTTCGCGTTCCCAATAGCGATCTTCCAAGTTCGGATCCAGTTCATCGCTCAGCTCAGAGGCATCACTCGGCAGCTGAATGATTTTGTCCGACCAGAACAGAATAATTAAGACTTTCAGCCCCCAGAAAATCATGGCGTACACCACCAGCGCGAACACCAGCACCACCGGCAACCCGAGCAATAAATCAACAAACAAAGCCTGCCCGGCAAAAACTTTCTGTAAAAACGCTTTTTCAATAAACGCGAAGTACAACCAATACCCCGTCCCGCCCAAACTGGCTAGCCAAACCAGCCAATTCAACGGGTAGGCGATACGGGAATTTTTAAATAAACAAAACATCAGACAACGTTATCCTCAAGGCATTTGGAGCGTTTGGAGCTTTTGAAAAAACAACCATTGTAAAGCAATAATGGTACTGGCGACATTGAATTCGGCCTGCCCGAGCTTGGCTTTCGCCGTCTCAAAATCCATTTTCAACAAACGGATGTCTTCCACTTCATGGGCTTGGCCCGCATGATCTGGCAAAACCGTCGAATCGACTTCCGCCGCGTACAAATGCAGTATTTCATCGCTGCCACCGGGGCTGGGATAAAATTCGCAGATGAATTCAAAGGCCGCGTTCGTCACACCGGCTTCTTCATACGCTTCCCGTGCACAAGCGTCCAACTTGGTTTCGCCTTCATCGATCATACCCGCGACCGGTTCAATCAACCAGGCCTGGGCGTTTTGCTCACTAGCATGCGTTAAGGCTCCGGCCCGGCACTGTTCAACCAACACCACTTTCTCCGACACCAAGTCGTACAACAAAACCACCACCGCCTGGCCACGACCAAACAATTCCCGATCAATCCAAGGCGTCCAGCCACCTTGAAACAAGGTATGGCGGAAAGTCAGACGGTCAATCTTGAAAAAACCGTCGTAGCCACGTTGTTTTTCTTTCAGCTCAATGCGTTTATCGTCGGCCATCAATTCTTCACCTCAACTCTCGGCACTCGCTGGGTGACATCACACAACAATTCGTACCCAATGGTGCCACACGCTTGCGCAATAACGTCCACCGGTAAACCTTGTCCCCAAAGGATCGCTTCATCACCCAACGCAACCTGGTCGGCGATTTCGGTCACATCCACCGTTAACATATCCATCGACACCCGTCCCGCCATCGGCAAACGCTGTCCATGAATCAGCACCGGTGTTCCCGCTGGCGCACAGCGCGGGTAACCATCGCCATAACCGGCGGCGACCACGGCGATCAAACTCCGGCGTTCCGCCCGCCAGGTTTGACCGTATCCGACGGTTTCACCCGCTTCAATCCATTTCAAACTGGTGATTTCCGATGCCAAGGTCATGGCCGATTGCAAGCCGGGGACCGTTTCGTCGGTGGCGCAAGCACCGTACAGCATAATGCCCGGACGCACCCATTCAAAATGACTTTGCGGATAGCGCTGCACACCGGCTGAATTGGCCAGGCTTCTCGGACAATTCAGTGTTTGGGCCACGCGATTGAAAATACTCAATTGCTTCTGGGTAAAGTCGTCGGACGTATCCGCGGAGGCGAAATGGGACATTAAGTTCAAATGCACCGACATGGGCAAACGTTTGATGGCCGCTAGCACTCGTTCCATATCACTTTCATCAAAGCCCAGACGATGCATGCCGGTGTCCAATTTCAGCCAGATCGTCAGCGGCGTCGTTACATGGCTCGTTTTCAGCCAATTCAATTGTTCCCAGTTATGCACGGCGAATTCCAGCCGGTGCTGAATCGCCAACTCCAATTCCGCTTCGGAAAACAAGCCTTCCAAAATCACAATCGGATGCAAAAACCCTTTTTGGCGCAAAAAAATCGCTTCGTCAATGGAAGCCACGCCATAGCCGTCGGCTTCAGCTAATTCCCGTGCCACCCGTTCGGCGCCGTGACCGTAGCCGTTGGACTTAATAATCGCCAGTACTTTCGCTTTGGGCGCAAAGCGTTTCACAACATTCAGATTATTACGAAGAGCGTTTAAATGGATACGAGCTTGAATCGGACGATACGCGGTCATGGCATCACCCGGCATCTCAAGGAAGGTTGTTCAGACATCCTGTGGCTACCTTTTTGCAGGCGGTTAACAAATAATTAATAAGGATCGTCGGGCACATCAAACCCGGCGTAGTTTTCGAATTTGGTGTATTGCCCCATAAAGGTCAAACGAATGTTCGCCAGAGCCCCGTTACGGTGTTTACCGAGAATGATTTCCGCCGTGCCTTTGTCATCGGTATCGGGATTATAGACTTCGTCACGATAGATGAAAATAATCAAATCCGCATCCTGCTCAATCGCCCCAGATTCACGCAAGTCCGCCATTTTAGGGCGCTTGTCCGGGCGTTGCTCCAGGTTACGACTCAACTGGGACAACGCAATCACCGGCACATTTAATTCCTTAGCGATGGCCTTTAAGCCACGGGAAATTTCCGAGATTTCATTGACTCGGTTGTCGGTATTGGTGGAACCGCGCATCAACTGTAGGTAATCGATCACAATCAAGCCCAAACCGGTCATTTTTTCTTCCGGATTTTCCACTCCCTCTTCGACGGCTTTTTTAAACTGGGCATCACGAATATCTTTATCAATTCGACGGGCTCTGGCACGCAAATCCGTAATCATCAGGGCCGGTGTATCGTCAATGAAGAATTGAGTTTGCGACAACATACTGACCGCTTTATTCAAGCTCGGCCAATCTTCCTGTTGCAGCTTACCGGTTCGAATACGCTCGGCATCGATTTTGCCGATGGAACTGATCATTCTCAACACCAGTTGTTCCCCCGGCATCTCCATACTGAACACCGCCACCGGATTACTTTGCATGGCGATATTTTCTGCCAGGTTCATCGAAAAGGTGGTTTTCCCCATCGATGGACGGCCCGCCACAATAATCAAATCACCATTCTGCAAGCCGGACGTCACCTCATCGAATTCCGACAACTTCGTCGCCAGGCCGGTAATGGAACCGTCGGAATTGAAACGCTCGTCAATCGTGCTAACCGCACGGCTCAACAAACTTTCCATGGTTTCATATTCACGCTGTTTGCCAGAACCGTGTTCGGCAATGCCCATCACCCGGGATTCGGCCAAGTCGAGTACTTCGCGAATGTCTTTGCCCTGCGGGAAATAACTCGCTTCGGAAATTTCATTGGAAACCGCAATCAACGAGCGCAAGATGGATTTTTCGCGAACGGTTTCGGCGTAGAACTCAATATTCACCGACCCCGGCGTATTGGACACCAAGTCGATCAAGTACTGCTTATCGCCGACGTCTTCCAACTTTCCGGTGGATTCCAGCATTTCAATGACCGTAACCAGGTCGAACGGTTTATTGCGTTCGCTGAGCTGGGTGATGGCCATGTAAATCAGCTGGTGTTGATGGGTATAGAAATCCTCCGCTTTCAGCACCACCGAAATATCGGAAAACTTTTCATTATCCAACATCAGCCCACCGATAACAGACTGTTCGGATTCAATCGAGTGCGGCGGAGTTTTAAATAGAGCTTCTTGAGTCATGCGGCGGTCAAACTATTCCATCGTTATCGTGTCGGAAGAAGGTTACTATTATACGGGGAATTACCCGGTTTTGGATTCGATTTTCATAATGGATTCGGAGGCGGCGAACAAGGCGGGCTGACAGCGGCTGTCATAAAAAAAGGACAAAAAAAAAGCGAGGATAAACCTCGCTTTCAAGCTGACATCATGTCAGAAAGTTCAGGACAATTTATTATTGCTCTGTTGGTTTCACATCCACAGTGATGGATGCAACGACATCAGAGTGCAACTCAACGTCGAATTCAAATGTACCAACGAAACGGATCGCCCCTTCTGGCATGCGAACGTTTTTACGCTCGACTTCAAAACCGGCATTTGACAAAGCGTCTGCAATGTCCGCCGTACCGATGGAACCGAACAGTTTCCCTTCGTCACCGGCAACGGATTCGATCGTGACAACCACGCCGTTCATTTTTTCATAAACCGCTTGAGCCGCTGCCAATGCTTCGGCCGCTTGTTTTTCCAACTCAGCACGACGCGCTTCAAACTCAGCGATGTTTTCTTTGGTCGCTGGCTTGGCTTTTCCTTGTGGAATCAAGAAATTACGTGCAAAACCTGATTTAACAGTAACCTGATCGCCCAAGGACCCTAGGTTCTGTACTTTTTCAAGTAAAATAACATTCATGGCTAAAACCTCTAAAGTTAAATTCTTTAAGACCTTACTCGGTCTCTGTCCATCGGTTTCGGATATCCACCCAAATGTCTATCAAACCGATGGTTGCTAAAATTAAAACTGCCTGTGGAAACAAAAACAAAAGCACATACAAGCCGCCCAACCACATTGAGCTCATCTGCCGCTTGTTGACGGTGTGATGCGCCACGGCCAAGCCTTGGAACATCAATCCCGCCATCAACACGCCGGACAAATCCTGAATCAAACCGTTTTGGGTAAATAACCCAACCAGCGCCACAAAGACGGCCAGCCCGGCGATTCCTTTCGGCAACCGAATTTCATAAAAATCGGTGCGGAACTGTCCCGGTACGTACAAGGCACTTTGCCACCAACGTCCCAACAGCACGATGGAGAACCACAATACCACCACAAACATGGCGAGCAGCATGGTTGCGACCTTCGTCAGGTCTTCAAACATCGCCTGAGGGAACGGCGTTCCGGTTTGTTCGAAAACCGGTTGCACAAATTCCTTGAACACTTGCTGCCACCAAACCGCGGTATCTCCGACGGCCAGGTGGA
This window harbors:
- a CDS encoding homoserine dehydrogenase, which produces MRKITILMIGLGRIGGKFYEQFSDMSSDQVEIIAISEPNFENPLVDDAEKKGIPNYPQFEEAIDRFGEGIDIIMDTSNRPELKQAIRQKLVDSGNQHSVVVPMVVDYLMWYLLPGAEAIPQSHHKNIGY
- a CDS encoding SPOR domain-containing protein, with the translated sequence MAQTISELEKERAELLEAIESQAQQMSSSRQSRDPHSSEHTLNDWLNAAEEVMPSTPKRPTSSNNTKPPKPKSSKASFFGVVIMLSLLLTILGVVYIAYTSIHNELQKVLAVKEDSMREVTLLKESVAELQKSVATGGKSELFDQLQKRVASLESELAALKKQPLVAAETVESQTVTETVQSADTLAPNVVTTDILEQKLQEYTQGIDKKLEVILKHLHINPAEMEAGAQEQGAANVSIKEETVDEPSVAEPAQPKVKPLDQPVVRLVKKVEKPTEPTTEAPVKNYTADVKWLLEEPAFNYTLQLASMQERGSVEKMIREKGLDGAKIIPLERKGEAYYVLLTGSYASRTEADKAAKRYKQNFGISPWVRKIKDLSNKLD
- a CDS encoding YchJ family protein; the encoded protein is MNKALCLCGSKKPYAACCEPFHLGAAFPASAEQLMRSRYSAYALQLKDYLLQTWDKTTRPGNFSFESGLQWRKLRIVKTKQGTEKDAKGMVVFRAEYELDGESGIEKGVMSEKSWFKRDADGHWVYVSGEVS
- a CDS encoding MATE family efflux transporter; amino-acid sequence: MTNSPTSKTGRVSWLELKQLVRLSVPILLAQLALTGLGVVDTIMSGQVGTDDLAAIGLGSSLLLPVFMIATGVLLALTPIIARQKGREAWGDVTQFLHQAIWLSIPLGLFSLFVLMHLQWVLDWLTLPPAVYHLTDDYLFYIAFGLPGIALYQAFRFFWEGLGLTVPTMIISGLALVMNIPLNALFIYGWGPIEAYGAAGCGIASAIVMWTMLLMAVLYVLASRHTSHLVALRWRQFGLPSWQNGIRDLLALGVPNTLALLFEISLFSFIALFIAKLGAVVIAAHQVAISFTSMVFMIPLSASMAITVRTGLAYGQGSLQALKQTLTTGIGFSGLVSLLTASLTYGLAYQIASLYSPDAEVIALAASLLGLAALYQFFDAVQVACAGALRGLHSTRIIMVVTFVSYWLIGLGLGYALAFGDWFWAPQGVVGFWIGILLGLTLAAILLSLNLRQRIRYLVTTGELQ
- a CDS encoding NUDIX domain-containing protein, translating into MADDKRIELKEKQRGYDGFFKIDRLTFRHTLFQGGWTPWIDRELFGRGQAVVVLLYDLVSEKVVLVEQCRAGALTHASEQNAQAWLIEPVAGMIDEGETKLDACAREAYEEAGVTNAAFEFICEFYPSPGGSDEILHLYAAEVDSTVLPDHAGQAHEVEDIRLLKMDFETAKAKLGQAEFNVASTIIALQWLFFQKLQTLQMP
- the alr gene encoding alanine racemase, which encodes MTAYRPIQARIHLNALRNNLNVVKRFAPKAKVLAIIKSNGYGHGAERVARELAEADGYGVASIDEAIFLRQKGFLHPIVILEGLFSEAELELAIQHRLEFAVHNWEQLNWLKTSHVTTPLTIWLKLDTGMHRLGFDESDMERVLAAIKRLPMSVHLNLMSHFASADTSDDFTQKQLSIFNRVAQTLNCPRSLANSAGVQRYPQSHFEWVRPGIMLYGACATDETVPGLQSAMTLASEITSLKWIEAGETVGYGQTWRAERRSLIAVVAAGYGDGYPRCAPAGTPVLIHGQRLPMAGRVSMDMLTVDVTEIADQVALGDEAILWGQGLPVDVIAQACGTIGYELLCDVTQRVPRVEVKN
- the dnaB gene encoding replicative DNA helicase, coding for MTQEALFKTPPHSIESEQSVIGGLMLDNEKFSDISVVLKAEDFYTHQHQLIYMAITQLSERNKPFDLVTVIEMLESTGKLEDVGDKQYLIDLVSNTPGSVNIEFYAETVREKSILRSLIAVSNEISEASYFPQGKDIREVLDLAESRVMGIAEHGSGKQREYETMESLLSRAVSTIDERFNSDGSITGLATKLSEFDEVTSGLQNGDLIIVAGRPSMGKTTFSMNLAENIAMQSNPVAVFSMEMPGEQLVLRMISSIGKIDAERIRTGKLQQEDWPSLNKAVSMLSQTQFFIDDTPALMITDLRARARRIDKDIRDAQFKKAVEEGVENPEEKMTGLGLIVIDYLQLMRGSTNTDNRVNEISEISRGLKAIAKELNVPVIALSQLSRNLEQRPDKRPKMADLRESGAIEQDADLIIFIYRDEVYNPDTDDKGTAEIILGKHRNGALANIRLTFMGQYTKFENYAGFDVPDDPY
- the rplI gene encoding 50S ribosomal protein L9; translation: MNVILLEKVQNLGSLGDQVTVKSGFARNFLIPQGKAKPATKENIAEFEARRAELEKQAAEALAAAQAVYEKMNGVVVTIESVAGDEGKLFGSIGTADIADALSNAGFEVERKNVRMPEGAIRFVGTFEFDVELHSDVVASITVDVKPTEQ